The Thermotoga sp. Ku-13t genomic sequence CAAGAGACGTGGTAATGAAGATCGAGGAGGTGCTCAAATGAATCAGCAGAAGCTCACGCCCTATGATGTGATCATCCGACCCATAGTAACAGAAAAAACCATGTCTGCGAGAGAAGACAGAAAGTATGTCTTCGAGGTCAACCTCCTGGCGAACAAGAATCAGGTGAAAGATGCCGTTGAGAAATTGTTCAACGTCAAGGTTGAAAAGGTCAACATTCTGATTGTAAAACCGAAACCGAAACGCCGGGGTGTGTTCGAAGGCAGAACACGGCAGTGGAAAAAAGCCATCGTCACCTTGAAAGAGGGTCACACGATCAAAGAACTGGAAGTCCAGCAATGAGAGGTGAATTTCTATGGGTCTAAAGAAATTCAAGCCAATCACGCCAGGTCGAAGATTCATGGTTATACCGGACTTCTCCGAGATAACAAAGGAAGAACCTGAGAAGTCATTGCTCGTACCCATCAAGAAGACCGGGGGTCGTAACCATCACGGTCACACGACGGTGAGGTTCCGTGGGGGAGGTCACAAAAGAAGGTACAGGATCATTGACTTCAA encodes the following:
- the rplW gene encoding 50S ribosomal protein L23 → MNQQKLTPYDVIIRPIVTEKTMSAREDRKYVFEVNLLANKNQVKDAVEKLFNVKVEKVNILIVKPKPKRRGVFEGRTRQWKKAIVTLKEGHTIKELEVQQ